From a region of the Oryza sativa Japonica Group chromosome 6, ASM3414082v1 genome:
- the LOC4340606 gene encoding putative xyloglucan endotransglucosylase/hydrolase protein 1, whose product MVFQVQPPWLLLLHLIAIAVLLLAVDSVPPAPAPPPAVATVFDDNYVATYGGDGYHLVNQGTQISLTLDKSSGAGFRSKLMYGSGFFHMRIKVPAGYTAGVVTAYYLASEPDWDVQDEVDFEFLGDKDGNPITLQTNVFVGGHGDREQRLRLWFDPAADFHDYSILWNPFHLVIFVDETPVRVLKNLTSRGPEFEFPAKPMRPRGSVWDASDWATDGGRTKVDWARAPFTAAFQGFAVDACAAAAGGGVSSDDCGSPDTWWWNGGEYRRLTAAQQAAYDGVRGNLTYDYCTDNSKKRPVPPPECSFT is encoded by the exons atggtttTCCAAGTGCAGCCGCCATggctgctcctcctccacctcatcgccatcgccgtcctcctcctggcCGTGGATAGtgtgccgccggcgccggcgccgccgccggcggtggcgacggtgttCGACGACAACTACGTGGCAACATATGGTGGAGACGGCTACCACCTGGTCAACCAGGGCACGCAGATTAGCCTCACCCTGGACAAGAGCTCTG GTGCTGGATTCAGGTCCAAGTTGATGTACGGCTCAGGGTTCTTCCACATGAGGATCAAGGTTCCTGCCGGCTACACTGCCGGCGTTGTGACAGCCTACTAT CTGGCGTCAGAGCCAGACTGGGACGTGCAGGACGAGGTGGACTTCGAGTTCCTTGGCGACAAGGATGGCAACCCCATCACCCTTCAAACCAACGTCTTCgtcggcggccacggcgacCGCGAGCAGCGCCTCCGCCTCTGGTTCGACCCCGCTGCCGACTTCCATGACTACTCCATCCTCTGGAACCCCTTCCACCTCGT GATATTCGTGGACGAGACGCCGGTGAGGGTGCTGAAGAACCTGACGAGCCGGGGCCCGGAGTTCGAGTTCCCGGCGAAGCCTATGCGGCCGCGGGGGAGCGTGTGGGACGCCTCCGACTGGGCGACGGACGGCGGCCGGACCAAGGTCGACTGGGCCCGCGCGCCATTCACCGCGGCCTTCCAGGGCTTCGCCGTcgacgcctgcgccgccgccgccggcggcggcgtcagctcGGACGACTGCGGGTCGCCGGACACGTGGTGGTGGAACGGCGGCGAGTACaggaggctgacggcggcgcaGCAGGCGGCGTACGATGGCGTGAGGGGGAACCTGACCTATGACTACTGCACCGACAATAGCAAGAAGCGCCCAGTGCCGCCACCCGAGTGCAGCTTCACCTAA